ttgtgggttcatatcccactggggcctccagtccctgagaagggttgcatccggtgtaaaaattgtgccaaacatatatgtgcacaCCGAAAGAAACAACATTTATCATTAAACATTATGATAATTTGCATTCCATTTAATTAGGTTAATACTGTGTATACATAGTACTGTTGAGTGATGTTTTTCTTATGAAACAACACTATAAATTTTGCGGGGCCGCAACGGATTTCTATTCATTTGAAAGGGCGGAATCtgatttgagatacgagtgattTAAGCCTCGCACGTGCTCACAGAACCAATCAATGTCGCTCATCACTCACCGCAGTGGTCAAGTTTGACCTCGCTGGGGACGTGAAAAACGATTTATGGTCATTGTTTGTCTGAGCTCTTCTGCCATCTAGCGGTCACTGGGAGCACCTCAACTTGAAAGTTTGCGTCTCCAGAATTATGTAGCTTCCGGTTGAAGTGTTGCCGGTAATACAGtatgacatgacattttattaatgTATATGGGCTTATTCCAGGAATCGTGCGTGGACTTGGCGGTTGCACACTGGTGCTCTGCTCCGTGGACAATTTCCCCCAAACTCTGAGGGAAGTGCGTCGGGTTTTGAGGCCTGTATAAGTCCAGATCCTTTCATAGGATCATAAACTTATAATATGCGTTGTGAAGATTTTATATTTCTGGATTTAATATAGTGAGTCAAGGCTTTAGGTACTAGCGTGCGGGGCTCATTTCGTGCTCAACTACTTGTCTTGTGCCTAAAAACGGATAAGGGCCCTCAAGTTCTTCCACGCCGAACTCATCCACGCATGCCTCtgtggaccttgctttgtgcaccgGGACACGGTCCTGCTGCACTTTGGGatgagaggcggggtaaaccttGGAGTGCTCATCAGTCAATCGTAGTCTTCCCAATTAGTCCACATTCCATCCATCGGCGATAGTCGACATTTGGGTCACTGGTGAGCTGGAACTTATGCCAGCTAGTGGCACGCAAAGGTAGAAATGTATATGATAACCAGTGATttggattgcattttttttttttttcgagacgCGTCAACCTGGACATATTTCTCCCAGTATGTCTGGAAGCTTGTGTGCAAAGACGTCAGTGATGGATGTGAGGTCACCCAGGCAACATGGACACATCTGGAGGCTGCCGGCTTCTCTGACCTTAAACTAAGACGTGTGAAAGCGCCACAAATCTTCTTCAACAAACCACACATCATGGGCCCCGGTGTAAAATGGATTTGTGGCCCACTCACCTGACACCGAAGGCCGTGTCGCTCGTCCGCAGTCCCGATCGCCAGGCGCGGTGACGCTCGTTTTATTTTTCTAGTCGGGGGGAATCAGAGGGGATTGATTCTATGACGATAAAACGATTCTGATGTTGAGATTATCAGATCACACCACAAACAAGTAAAACTGTTAAATGCTAGATTTGAAAAAATCTTCATGTCTTGGGTGTGTCACTGATAATCTTTTAAGATTTGAATAatcaatgtgtgtgtctgtttccaGCGAACTCTAAACATCACAGCATGAATAACCTGAGTTCTTGATGTCATGGGTCGCCCCGTGCTTTGGCatgtcatttacatttctgCAAGGTCATCATAAATGTGGCTGAATGCTCCTTGTTTTAGatgcacaaattaaaaaaaaaaaagtggcaggtAAGTGCGCTATTTCTGTTTACAATCTTCTatacaatgtttattttattaatccAAGCCATTCCTATTTTGCTGTGGctcaacattttaaataaacttgATCAGATTTGATGGTTTGGTCATAGCTACACATATCCCCACCCTTTCATATATGTGatgaaatggacctttccgatggcgatcttaagctccgcccccttagctatgtcccacaagcttccaaaatggcatgtttgaagtcgattctctatcgtgtattctagataatattgcggtatgttttttgccaaatgcatcagacttgtctaagagagttctacagagtgttctcaactatttcacgcaagaatatgtacacggaattaagattttggacggagcaggacgcaatatcAGCATtagagcgaaacgttggcgatcgatgcaaaaaagtttgacgcctcacaaacttcatattgaaatccaacaggataaaatagtggaatcgtactgggcatgtaaagcaggatgagtacttttttcttggaaagatcacgagtaatatcattgtagtctttagaagtgagtgggtgtattcatttgacttggctcgtaatggaacccagtgctctgtcttaaaagtccgatgtgatacaaataggcaagtagacatttctcttgcatgacatcgcacatttacgtatcattaacctgactcttcagcataaaacattacacactttattcagcaggtcagtgacacactaacaaagtgaaagttgttctcctgcaatgtataaagcactgataataatgaaatcaaactcagagaagatacttctccctcacttaccttcgaacatacagccttgtgtttgttgatatagtccacatttagttgtacgtacgCTCTTCCATGAGCCTTGttgacacttcgtcaactgtgttttaggctttggaaaatgaatcaagcgggccccttgtaacctcacaggatatctttcatctgaattacacgttccccattcgcacgctactgacaaccagcattgcttgtgggagaatatggcaagaggggcgtgtcaaaccagATGGTGAAGACAATGCTGATTGGCCGTTATTGTAcgaatgattgacaggtcagaaaggttcaTTCTGTCGAACTGCACAAAACTGTGAAATTTGTGTTGCCTGGTCGGGAGCTCGACctctggggtgtcaaactcatttttgtcgcgggccacattgtagttatggtttccccccagatggccattatgactgtgaaaccataaaaatctttaatcgcttCATACTTACACaatggtaatgtgtttttcaaccgtTGTTAGTGTttcgtaacacaaaaatacgaataatatctcaatgttatcatttaagaTACATGAGAAAGAAATTTTGGTAGATTTTCACAAAACTCAAGTTGATTCagcttcacaggccacataaaaattTAACTGTAGGCCAGATCAGGACCCCGGGACTTGAGTTTTACATCTGTTctgagtgtgaattgttttgTGACAAACTCCGGCTGCATCAACCAATTTGCTCAGCGTTCTTTGCAATACAGGAGAGCAAAATCACGCATCCAGCAACTATAAATCCGAACGTACTTTTAATTACTAATAATTTAGTAatgtatcttcttttcctttcggcttgtcccgttaggggtcgccacagcgtgtcatcttttgccattttagcctaatctcctgcatcttcctctctaaccccaactgccctcatgtcttccctcaccacatccataaaccttctctttggtcttcctctcgctcttttgcctgggagcgccatcctcagcatccttctaccaatatactcactctctcgcctctgaacatgtccaaaccatcgaagtctgctctctcgaatcttgtctccaaaacatccagctttggctgtccctctaatttcTAATTTAGTAATGTAtactataatttatttttgctgtcagtgggggtttttcttttaatgtgtGAACATTAATTGCTGAAATTGCGCCATCGTGTGGTCGCAGTGTACCAAACACCCATCCATGATGCGATTAAATGATTAATCTGCCTTCGCTTGTCAGGAGACTGACGTTGTGATTGCGAGTCCGGAACAAGTCGACATGATGTCCTTTCTCGTGCAAGCGTGCAGGCTCCTTTGCTTGTTTCTGACATTGCCCTTGCGCCTGGCGGATGTGCTGGGATTGTGCAGCGCCTACAAACGTCTCTTTCCGCTGCTGGCCTACAAGATCACGTTTTCCTACAACCGCAAAATGCATCGCGTGAAGAAAGAACTCTTCCGGAACTTGTGCGGATTCGCCAACAGCGACGGTTCGCTCCGGCTGCTGGAGATTGGCTGCGGCAGCGGGGCAAACTTCCAGTTCTATCCGTATGGCTGTACGGTGCTCTGCGCGGACCCGAACCCGCACTTCAAGGCGTACCTGAAGAGGAGCATGGACGCTAACAAGCACCTGACCTACGAGGATTTCCTGGTTGCCTCGGGGGAGGACATGAACGAGTTGCCCGACGAGTCCGTGGACGTGGTTGTGTGCACATTGGTGCTGTGCTCGGTCAGAGACGTGAAAATGGTTCTCCGGGAGGTTCGGCGTGTGCTAAAAACTGTGAGTGGCCTGCTGCACTAAATCTTGTGAGACTCTGGCgtcattaacaacaacaaaaaaagtatgcGCATAAGTTTACAACAGTTGCCATTTTGCTGATCCAATGGAGAAAACGGATTTAGAAAATCAAAGCTACTAACCCTGAATACTTAACGTGCATATCATAATtttaatggataggtttcctattacgccatcttgtgtgtcacggAGGTCAGAGAAAACAGGTGATAgatgaagcgtgaagtttttttctatcgttaatttatccgattaaGGTAAGGACTGTGGCGACATCAAtagaaacctatccatacaGACGCCCGTTGAACTGCACACCATGCATGTTTAAAACGACGTATTTATATATCGGGTGATGAATAAATTACATGTAGAAGTTACATTAGTccaaagagtaatggaggcaaACTCTTgagtacatttaaaacaaacaaaaaaagcctaTGCTTCCCTGCTCGCCACtaaatcatgaaaatattttaaatattttgatgttcTTCGAAGAGCATTACACACACCTCAGTGGAGTGCACACCACTGAGATAGAATGTGCAAATCATTGAATTAATTACTATTTAATGCCCATCAGATCTGAAAACTTTAAATATAGAAAACCATTTAAGATTATGGAAGCCTGCCGCTGAGTAATGAGTAATCAATTTTTACTATTGCCACCACCAACACAATGTGACCATACTACAATGAACAACACAAAATGCTACAGCATACGGACTTAATTTCATTGGGAACTGGCGTGTACTACTGCTTGCAccgccaattgacccctccgtggatgttgcgcaatccgcgtcactgaccaatcagaggccagagatctgcataatctcagactcaaatctcagacaacgctggctggatggtccagtatagcttctgttggcgttttatcgcgtatttgggttctttaacaatagatatggttaagaggtgtagtcacggactttataatagtgacgacaggtatcctgaaaggctagttggtggagttcaattcgtaccctttccaaaaccgaagacccagtacgaaaaatgtctttgatggatcaaactttgaggaagaccgcatgatcaaccgaatccatcaaccggaacagatatgtttgcacgaaggtaaaccctaaatttgattttcaatacatgtctcatataaatgaattagcagttcttcgcttgcataatatagctacgtgtgaatgattgtcacacttgatctgtgttgagcgatattttccgatgatctgactgcacaaatgtgtcccattgttcgcggctaattagctaagctaaaccggactagcagtcctaaaagccttcgatatgcaccgagacaccaagactgaaggaaggatgtttgaagaccctaaagtagtgattgtcgtactcggtcgggacttgcgtaggttcggcactaattcaacaATAATTATTGATGGGAGCgcgtgatgttacacaaagaaaacgaaacaaacaactcgtaaatcaagcctcgccttcttttccttcatacggcggttcacaaacggctatacagatacacatacacattctgcacacaagtgtgatatgtaacacgaaaataggaaactgtcaatgacgaattcgtctttgggtgaTAAtctattatattatgtggcttctcggtcttcctctgactccggaaagatctcgcgctaatatcaatggtttctccgtcgatatgcatgtaaataccattgaaatacccctcgctgaaatacttgaaccctgctgtctgcttttcaacaatatttcactgttagctaagaatgcgagtgagcaATCAGCCGCTAAATCGGGCAGTTTCGCTCTAAtactttcttgctgcgccgatatttttcctaattgtttgtctgacgtcagcgcacgtggcgtgacgtcacttcaggaggtgtggttaagtgccctgtacggaggggtcaattgacttCAA
This portion of the Syngnathoides biaculeatus isolate LvHL_M chromosome 10, ASM1980259v1, whole genome shotgun sequence genome encodes:
- the LOC133507658 gene encoding N6-adenosine-methyltransferase TMT1A-like; protein product: MMSFLVQACRLLCLFLTLPLRLADVLGLCSAYKRLFPLLAYKITFSYNRKMHRVKKELFRNLCGFANSDGSLRLLEIGCGSGANFQFYPYGCTVLCADPNPHFKAYLKRSMDANKHLTYEDFLVASGEDMNELPDESVDVVVCTLVLCSVRDVKMVLREVRRVLKTGGAFYFLEHVASKPSTWTFFLQQTLDPLWFYIGDGCTITRATWNDLESAGFSQLHLKHIEAPVTSVIRPHIVGYSIK